tcgcccaggctggagtgtggtggtgcaatctcagctcactacaaccaccgcctccttggtttaagtgattctcctgcctcagcctcctgagtagctgggattacaggtgcctgccactatgctcggctaatttttgtattttagtagagatggggtttctccctattggctaggctggtctcagactcctgacctcaggtgatccggctgccttgggctcccaagtgctgggattacaggtgtgacctacCACGCCTgccttattaaatatattttaacaacatATTGATTCTTAGTATATGTCAAGCACTGTTTTAGATGCTGAGGATACGGAAAGGCATATGACTTGCTGTCAAGGAACTCAAGAAATCAGATACACAAATGCAGTTACTGCCACAAAAGGCATAGAAATACTATAGGATTACAGTCTTGTTAAGGCTTAGGGAAACTTTAGAAATATTAGTCGAATGAATACGAATATGAATGACATTTGAGCTCAGCTTTGTACAATGAATAGGTGTTGGCCAGTCAGATAAGTAGGGAAGAGCTCACAGACATGAAGAAATGGGTATTCAAATAACGTTAATATTTCAGTGTGCCTGGAGCAAAAAATAAATGGTGTGAGGCAAAGCTAGAAAGGCTAGTGTAAGCAGTCAGGTAGTAAAGTGCCAAGTTCAGGATTTTGAACTTTATCCTGAAAGCAATAAAATCCTTTCGGTGTTTAAACGGGAGGATGTCATCAGATTTGTGCTTTTATAAGGCTGCTCAGGTAACCAGTGGGAAAAACAGATTGAATTTGAAGGGACTAAAGGTTGCTCCAGTTGTTCAGGTGGTGGTACTAGAAGATGACGCAGGCAAggacttgaaaaatatttaggaGAAGCTACAAGACTTGGTGTCCAACTTGATATGGATGTTGAGAGAGGAAGAATGAGGATCTATTAGTACGTCTAGGTTCCTGGCTTAGGGGATTGCTGAATGGTGGCTCATTCATTGAGAACGGAAAGGAACATAAGcaattttggggggaaaatttcaaaataagaattttttttgggggggagccAACATTCTAAAGGGCTTGTTACTATTACTATGgtaaaactgaggcttaggaagACCTAGTTAAGGTACTACTTATTATTACAGAGAAATGACGGCTTAGAAATGTTAAGGTCCTATCACTAATATTTGAACAGCTAGGATTTCAAGCAAGGCAATCTGATCCCGGACTCTCAGCCTTTCTAATGCTGTCTCATTTTCGCACATACTGAATCTGAGGTACGACGAGTATGCAGGTAATGCTGCTCGGGAGGTATTGGGAAATACACAATCTGAGCTCAGGAGAAAGCTTTGGATCGAAAGTATCCTCCACGGTAAGAGAAAAAACGTGAAAGGAAGCCCATTCTTTTcctaagtgattctcccaccttaggtgtgtgctgccatgcctggctaatgttttgtatttgggttttatttttctgtagagatggggttttgtcacgttaccttggctggtctcaaactcctgggctcaagcgatctgcccactttggcctcccaaagtgctgggattacaggcatgagccaaggcaCCTGGTCTGGCctctttttattaatctttcttaaatgtatgtataagtCACATTGATTTCAATGTTTGATATTAGAGGTGTTTTGGTCTTTATAAGTTTGGCGATGtcttgtgaccagaaatatgccacaggaacttaactcttgtttatatcaattcaCAATCCTATATCAGTTCACAGTAGTTCAAACTTCTCCGTTATAATTTCTTTGTCTTCCTCCCATCCCCgtcccctctcccacctcccacacaaagaaaacataatacaCGTCTGGCTCTGCGATCACACAACGTCGGATAGTTTTCAACTTCAGCCCTTGACAACGAGTTCATAGATGCGGTGGTGCTTTGTTAACCTGAAGAGGATCCTCAGCCACGGAAGTTAGCCGTCTTTCTCCATCCTGGCTACACCATTAGCCCTCCCAGAAATACTCCCAAAATTGTCTGGTAGAAACGCTGCACGGAAACTGCCGGCCAAGGACAGCGGACCGAGAAGAGTGACGCGACGCGATGACGTCACGCAGCAGCCGGGTGATTCCCCAGCCTCTGGCGTCACGCGCCGATGACGCAATCCCAGGCGTTCGCCCTTCTGCAGGCCAGGGTTTGGCCTCGCTCCTACGGGTCGGTCAGGCGCTCCCCGCCCCCTCCCACCTGCGGGAGGCGGGGCGGGCACGGCTCCGCCGGAGCCACAGCCGCGCAGGAGAGGGGGAAAGGCcgggggggagggaagggggaaagggcGGGGGTAAggggggaagaaggaggaggaggggagccaGTGAACTAGGCGGTCAGGCCCGCCGAGCGGCGTACAATAGCGCAGTTGTAGGCGGGGGAGGCGGCCCTGCCGCGGCTGCAGCCGGAGCCGAAGGTGGCGGCTGCACAGTAGACGCCCCCTCACGGCTTCCCCCACACGCTCCCGCCCCCTCGCTCGCCCATTGCGCCTCCCTCGCAGGCTCCGCCGTCCTCCTCCATAGACGCTTTCCCCCTCGGACTCTTATTCCCTTTTTCACGGAGCCCCGCGCTCTCGTGAGCCCCCTCGAAGAACCTGGTCTCCGCATCCAGTTCCCATCTCCTGCTTCAGAGGCCATCCGAGCTCTTCGCACCTCGCCCCTCAGCCCCCCACCGTTGCCCCCGCCCCGCGTCGCCTCGCTCCCTGCCGCCCCCCCCATCATTCCTTCCCTCGCAGTTCCCCTGTCCTGAGGGGATCCCCGGCACTGGCGGCGCGGCGGCGGCAGGAGGGAGAAAGTGAAGCGGTAGCTCGCACACACTCGCGCCCTCACTCCCGGCTCGGCGGCACCCACCatcgggaggaggaggaggagccgaGAGGAGCTGAGCGAGCGCGGAAGGTGAGAGCGGGCCTCCTGCCCGGTACCCCTCGCGTCCCCGGCTGCCAGGGTTGGGGCGCGGGGGTGGGGACGGGTGGAGTAGGGGTCTGGGCCCATTTATCTCGCGTGGCGGGGCCGGGCGCTTGGGCCGGCGGAGGCGCCAGGTAAGGTGAGGCGGGCGTCGCCCAGCGAGGCCCGCTCCCGTCGGGCCAACAAAGGCCCCCCGTGCGCTCACCGGCGGGGTCGCGGGTCTTAGACGCCGGTCGATCAAGAGACccgggagagggaagggaaggggcggggcggggccaggccaggctggggccGGGAGCCCCCACGGGTACCGGTCCGGGACCGAGTCCCTTCCGAACTTTGCAGTCCTGCAGAGCTCACCCTGTCCCACTACGAGGAGGCACAGCAAAGCGGCGCCCCAGTTCCTTCTGCATGGAATAAATGACCCCTTCTAGGCTTGGACAGTCACCTTTAGGGTTTTACTCCCTGAAAAATAAGGGCTGGTAGGACTTGACTTACGCAGCCCCTCCCCCACCGCGGAATATTCTGTAACTTGGGAAGTGAAAAACAACCGGGAAAGGagatttatagttattttatgtTCATTAATCCATTTGAAAAGACATGATTGTTGTAGTCTTCGCTATCCTATTTCAACAATACACATTACTGGGAATGTTTTGGAAGAATACTTGAGAAGTAGTGGGTTGTGAGCAACGTCCTTGGTTTTTAAACCCCTTGGATAATTGTTCTACTCTTACAAAAACTGAACAGTGAAGGGAAGGGTTAGTTCTGTGGTTActaataaaaattcagattcGTTAGTCTTGACTTTAAGAATTGTTCTtgagaaaaatctttaattttgccTCCTACATTTGTGGGTTCTCTTTCAACTCTGTCAGGAGAAAGTAGGAATTACTAGTACAGATACCTCATCTCTTACCTTGTGGCTTCATCTACttcttgtgtgaccttgagcaggtcaCTTCCAGCCTTAAAAGCTCCAGAAGTTTGGTTTTATGCCCCAAAACGGGCAGGTAGCAAGCACCAACTCAGCTTTCAAGAGTCCACTGAAGAATTCCCACACTGTGAAATCTTTGCTGGCCTCCTCCATCCTGTCCCTCCTCTCAGACAGAACTGACTTTTTCCCATTGGCCCGGTGGGATTTCTACCACAGCACTTATAACATTTTGGTTCTTATTTGGAAAATTCTAAATCACGTGCGTAGAacccccatccccccacctcaaCTAGCAACTATGCCTTTCAAAAAGGGTTTTGGGAACATTGACGCTGAAAACTTCCCATACTTTCCCTGAAGCTTATCCATACGCTTAACTACATGAACTCATGTGTCTGCCTTGGTAAATTTGCTAATTCAGTCAATTCATTTATCCAACATTACTGGAGTTTGGAGAGCTACTATGTTTCAGGCCTCTTGCTAAGGCTATGGGGATTCAGTCTATTAAGATATTCCCTGTCTTCAAAGAGCTCAAAGTCTAATGGGTGAGGTAGACAAGTAAACAATGAAGGTCTGCCCTAATCTCTGGGGGACTCCAGTTGTACAGGTAGTAGTGTGCAATAATTGAGGCTGCTGGACCTGTTTTACAAGTCTTCTCTTGGCCAAAGTGAGTCCTGCAGGGAAGGTGACCTGCCTCATCCATAAGAGGGCATTTGGTAAAAAGCTTGTTCAGTTCAATTCAATATACATTTACTAAGCGCATGTTTTGAGTCCCTCTGCTAGGTTTGAAGGAAGCAGTGCCTCAAAGGAAGGTACTGTGCATCCagaaagatttctgtgaaacaaaACCTTACCACATCAATGCCCCCTACCCCTGACTCTTCATATTCTGAAGATAAATTTCAGACTAACATGGAATAAGAAACTCTCAGGCATCAGACCACTGCCTGCCTTTGCAGCCTCACTTTCTGTGGCTCCCCTGCCACTCTCATCTTCACTTTTGcatgttctgttttcttcctggaTGCTTCCCTTCCACCCTTTACCTGCCTGTGGAGGTGTCCTTGTTGGGCCTTTGCGATGCAGTCCCTTAGTCTCTCCTTTTCCTGCATAGAATGAGTTGCTCTTCCATCCTCTGGCTCATACACATACCACTCTTATGGTCTTCTATAGCACTCTATTGTAATTACTTGAGTTTGTGCCTTTTTTCGGTAGCctgtgaatttcttttctttaataagcCCTTTAAATTATTCTGATGcttgctaaagtttgagaaccacagggTTAAAAGATCTGCTCTTGATAAAAACAAGCACCCTGCCAGCTCCCGCTGTCCCCTGTTTTTCTTCCATAGCACTCACTGCTTGACAttatcccatcccatcccatcccaccccACTCTTGCCAATAGAATGAAAGCTTCCTGAGACTGGGAAGTTTTGTCAGTTTGGTCATTGCTTTAATCCTAGTGGCTAGAATAGTGACTGCATATAGCAGGCactcaagtatttgttgaatgactaatATAAGATGATTTAATCCTATGTATTGCTAGCTGCTACATTGGGGTTTTACTAAAGAACAGTTCTCAATGAATAGGAATCATGGTCCAATATGCGAATCCAAGGGGATCCTCACATTTTTGGGGGATTCATTTTAGGTTGAGCTTTTCCCTTCTACATCTATGTGTCTCCAGCCAAAGCCTGCAAGAATTTTTAGCCccgtcttttgtttgttttaaccacCACCTGAAAACTGCTGTTGCAATATCCCAAGCCAGGATTGTTTCCTGGGAATTTGCAACTTGGTTTTGCAAGTCTAAATAAGCACTCTTAACTTTTGagtcttttaatttaaaactgtCTCTTCCTGGTctcctgtggtttttgtctttctctagTGCTCTATAGGGTCTGTTTGACTCCACACAAAGGTTTCCCTTCCTTGTGAAGCTCTTAAAAtgctttgtttctttcactttcttattaGCCCTAAGATACCATGCCCAGTTTTCTCCTTTCCTAGCTTCCTTCTGCGAGAGtgacttcatttattcatccatttactATAAAATTATGAGTCCTcctctaccatgtgccagaccctgtgctGGGCAGGATGTTCAGCTATATACAAGAGTGCAGCCCAAGTCTTTAAGGAGCTAGAGATAGTATGACATGATAAGTGCTGAAATGAAGAGATGAAATAGAGGGGTGAAAAAAGGTGGTATATGATCATAAAGGTGGGAGAAAGCTGCCTTTCTATTTGTTTCCCTCAATTTAGTAATGATTTGTTAAACAAGCATCATTTCGACaggcagacttttaaaaaattttaagaggtcATGGGCTTTGTTGgggaaaactaaaacaaaaatcaaggtaGAATCAGCAGTTGCCAATTTGAGACATTAATTAATTCTGTTGTTGCtggttttaatgatttttatgatCCCTCTccatgttatttt
The genomic region above belongs to Papio anubis isolate 15944 chromosome 12, Panubis1.0, whole genome shotgun sequence and contains:
- the LOC101020758 gene encoding uncharacterized protein LOC101020758 encodes the protein MEEASKDFTVWEFFSGLLKAEPATPPVSARGAFVGPTGAGLAGRRPPHLTWRLRRPKRPAPPREINGPRPLLHPSPPPRPNPGSRGREGYRAGGPLSPSALAQLLSAPPPPPDGGCRRAGSEGASVCELPLHFLPPAAAAPPVPGIPSGQGNCEGRNDGGGGRERGDAGRGQRWGAEGRGAKSSDGL